Within the Flavobacteriales bacterium genome, the region TTTCCTCCAATTTGTTAACATTGGAGAGATATGCCAGAAACATTTGACGTTTGGAAATTACTTGCAGGCCTGGGCATCTTCATGTTTGGCATGTTCCTCATGGAGGAATCGGTCAAGAATTTGGCCGGCCGTTCATTCAAGACATTCATCCGTAATTACACCACCGGAAGGATAAAGTCTGTCCTTTCGGGTGCTTTTGTAACGGCCATTCTGCAAAGCTCTTCGGCTGTTTCCCTCATGGTACTTGCGTTTGTTGGCGCTGGCATCATGGCCATGGAAAACGCCATCGGTGTCATTCTCGGTTCAAACATCGGAACCACAGCAACTGCTTGGCTTGTGGCCTTTTTCGGTTTCAAGGTGAACATTGAAGATTATTCGCTGCCGTTGATTGGCATCGGAGGATTGGGACTCATCTTCCTCGGACGTTCGGTTCGTTATTCCAACATCAGCAAGCTCTTGGTAGGATTCGGCTTCCTTTTCATGGGGCTCGATTACATGAAAACGAGTGTCGAGCAACTCACACAGACTTTCGATATCACTTCCCTACCCGATTACGGCATACTTCCTTATGCACTTGCCGGTCTGGTTCTCACTGCCGTGATGCAAAGTAGTTCCGCCACCATCGCCATCGTTCTGACGGCACTGAATGCCAAAGTGATTGCCTTTAACGCTGCTGCCGCCATGGTTGTTGGGGCCAATGTCGGAACTACGGTAACCGTCATTCTGGGAACCATCGGTGCTTCGCAGATCAAGAAGCGCGTGGCCTTGAGTCATTTCTCCTTCAACTTCATCTCGGCAGTTATTGGCCTTTTGCTGCTTCCTGCCATGGTCTGGCTCATCAGTCTCTTACTCGGACCGAAAAACAACGATGCGGTGATGGGAATTGCGTTGTATCACACGCTTTTCAATGTGCTTGGCGTACTGTTCTTTATGCCTTTCATCGGACTGTTTTCCAAACTGCTTATCAAGGTGTTTCCCGATAAAGTGGCAATTAGCACCAAGTACATTCAGAACGTGAC harbors:
- a CDS encoding Na/Pi symporter; the encoded protein is MPETFDVWKLLAGLGIFMFGMFLMEESVKNLAGRSFKTFIRNYTTGRIKSVLSGAFVTAILQSSSAVSLMVLAFVGAGIMAMENAIGVILGSNIGTTATAWLVAFFGFKVNIEDYSLPLIGIGGLGLIFLGRSVRYSNISKLLVGFGFLFMGLDYMKTSVEQLTQTFDITSLPDYGILPYALAGLVLTAVMQSSSATIAIVLTALNAKVIAFNAAAAMVVGANVGTTVTVILGTIGASQIKKRVALSHFSFNFISAVIGLLLLPAMVWLISLLLGPKNNDAVMGIALYHTLFNVLGVLFFMPFIGLFSKLLIKVFPDKVAISTKYIQNVTAEVSDAAIEGLHKEVLYFISNALKYNLHALRIDSSLVFEDENVHVSKRIKHSQEDDYDGLKLLQSEIFSFASTILMAELSKDESKLVNSQLHAARMALHSTKSIKDVIHNFDEFESSDNAVLNEENALFRKRMIELYLKLVSVMEATDHSDIGGKLGKILKHLKKEDEKFVSVITTATAQGKIKNLDITNMLMVNRAFVQSSRQVVLALKEILLSESELALFESMTENDVDEAGDLD